The window TTTATTTCTTCTTCGTTTAGTGTTTTTGTTTTTTCTCCTACAAATGGATTTGCAAATATGCTTATTATTAATAATACTAGCAAAATGGCGGAGATTATAGGCCACAGCACTGGTGCTTCTAAGGAGAAAGATTCTTTTTCTTTTTTAGGCGTTGATTCTTTTTGTTTGTGTTGTTTTGTGTGCGCCGTATTTTTTTCTTCGTTTTTGTTTTCTTCTTTCTTACCTTCGTGTTTTTCAGGTTTTGACTCTTTTTTCTTCGCAGTTTTCTCTTCAACTGCTGTTTTTGGTTCTGGTTCTTGAATATTTGCTTCTTCTTTTAGAACATTTGTTTTTTCCTGAACTTCAAATTCAGGTTCCTTTTCTGGGAATTCTTCTTTTTTTTCATCCATTTTTTAATCACCTATTAGAATTACAATCAGTAACCCCCTCATTGAAAGGATATCTTTTGATTCATTTATAAATTTTACTCATTATATGGCTCTGTCCTAAATCTTTTTTCGTATTGCGGAGAACTGCTATCGACTCCGTCGAATAGCTAAATAACCGCAAAACACAATCTATTTTGCTGCACAAAATGTGTTTTGCTCAACGAATCTCCAAGGCAATACTTTTATTTAGGATAGAGCCTCATCATATTAACATGAAGCTACATATATTTTATAAATAAATAGAAGAAAGAAAATAAAAAAATTTAATTGGTTTCTACATTTGTTGTGTCTCCAACACCAGACACTTCGAAATGGTTAGTGGAAGCAAATGTTACTTTTACCTCATAGATTTCTTTTGGGACATCAAATTCAAACTCATCTTGTTCTGCTGTTGTGTCATAGCTTTTTACAATTATTCCTGTTTGAGTTTTTGAGTCTTCTTCCCAATCAGATATATCTATTGATCCGTAATTTATGTCGTTTTCTGTGTTTGTGTCGCCTTCAGAATGACCAATATATTCATAAGCATCACCATATAATTGAGTGTATACTTTTAGGTCAGTACCTTCTGTGTCTAAAATCAAATAACCTTCGGACGCTCCTGTTGATTCATAATTTATATTTACACTTACTTCTGAACCACCTATGTAAAATAAGCTATCTTTGTCTCTTGATGGATCGAAGGAGATACCTGAGTAAAACAGTTTATTTCCATTATTGCTATCACGGTAGAAAAGTTTAGACACCCCTTCATCTTTATCATACCATATTGCTATTTTTGATGTTAATTTATTTCCTATTCCTAAATTCTCTTCGCCTCCCATTTGAGCCATATATATTGTTTTTGCTGAAGACTCTATTTCATTTCCATCTTCATCATATAATGAGTATCCTGCTTGTGTTGAAACTATAAATTTCGTGTATTCCATGCCAGGTTCCTCGAATTTTACTCCTGCAAACTTGAATGGAAGAAAATAGTACTCATTTTCCTGTATTAAAGGATCTGTTGGGTCATTTAGTACTTGATCTGATTCTACACCTATTACAGCTTCTGTATTTAATGAATCTAAGTACCATACCCAATCTGGATCATCTGGGTCTTGTCCTATAAATTCATCTCCTGAAACAAAAATTTTTTCTATTTTTGAACCTGCAATCACAGATATTGCGTCATATTCTACACCTTCATCATTATAAACTGTTAAAAGTTTAACATTCAAACCACCTATTATTTTAGTTTGTCCTTCTTTTAGTTCTTCTTGATCGCCATCTACATCTATTACTGCAGAAATATCATCTATCACTCTTGCTATGCTTATTGTTTTTCCATCAACTTGTTCAGGTTCTCCATATCGTATTAGCATTTTTGGCCCGAATCTTAGAGTTATTGAATAATCTGTTGCAGCTAAGAATTCATATTCTCTACCTAATAATTTAAATGTCATACCTGGTTCTAAAGGGGCTGAAAATTCTATTACGTGTCTTATTGCTTTTTTATCCATTAAAAGCTGCACACCTGTTCCGAAATCTTCGTCTGGACGCTCTGCAGTTAAACCTGTCTCTATGTTTGCGTGATTTGTAAATATAGTTTTTTCTTGCTGACCATTCCAAGGATCGTAGTTTATAGTGTCAAATATTATGTTTAGAGGTCTATGTATTTCTATAAATTCTGCTTCTTCATATTCAAAAGTACTCTCATTTACTTCATCATCTAATTCACAATCATACATAGATATGTTTTCTCTTCCTATTATTGTTCTTCCTGTGACTTCATTTATGGTTGTTCCTGAAAGTAAAGTTCCTTCTACACATTCTACATTATAGATATATAAACTATTATTTATTGCTCTAATTTTAAATTCTATTGGGTTTCCGTCAACATCAAACTCTTCAAATTGATATTGAGAATAAACTTCATATCCATTTTCTTCAGACATCATAAAATTATCAAATGTTACATATATTGGTTCTTGATCTGGATCTACATATCTTTCTTGACCATTTGGCTCTGAATCTGCTCCATTATTTAGGAGTATATCTGGTTCTGCACAATCTATGCATCCTCCAATCAGTTCTTCTTCCATTGTACAGTGACCGTCATCCACACATTGTTGTGCAGAATAAGGCGCACATGCACCAATCAGTATAGCCAAAATAAATATTCCTAACAAAGTAATTTTCTTCATCTTAATTATCCTCCACAAACACTTCATATTTTATAATCTTAAAAAAAATTATAAAAAATAAAAAAATTATGATTTTACTAGTTATCACAAACTCCTTGTCTGGTGCATTTTAATTCTGCTCGTGCGCAAGAGTTTTGTTTTTCCCATTGTTCTTTATTGTTCCAGTAAGCTCCTGGGCCGCCTCCTAATGCAGCTTCTGCTGTTCCTTCTTCATAATTATTTTCTATGCAGAATTGGTTTATGCTATTTTGGCTGTCTGAACAAACAAAAAGAGTTTCTCCATCAACACTTATTTTAGGTTCTTCAAAGGTTTGTGATTCTGTTGCGCATTCATCTCCAGACTCGTGCAAGCAAGCTCCTTCTAAACAACCAAAACCGCAATTAATTTCCTGAATCACTGCTTCGTCATCATCACACAACGATTCGCTCAATCTATTTGCAGTCAAACAAGAATCTTGCGCTACACCCACATCATCCACATAAGTCGTTCCTGCTACATATATGTTTCCATCATCTTCATCAACACAAGCACTTCCATTAGTGGTACTTCCATTAGTGGTGTCTTCAGCGTTTTCGTAGAATACTTTTGATCCCTTGTTGTTAGTATAACTTTTTTCAGCTATTATTCTATCAGGATTAATTGTAAATGATACTTTATTTCCCATAATTTCTGCGGCGGTTTGTCTAGTTGTAAAACAATGCCATTCATCGGCTATATCTTCATCTATTTGACCACCTACACTTATCTCTTGACCATCGACTTCAATATAAAAATCTCCATTTACACTTGGTGCTGAAAATTCTACATACTCAGAAACTTCTACGACTCCTGCTACATCTCCTTCATTTGTATTCCATATACCTTTTAAGTCGCCTTCATAAGATCCGCCTTTATTTCCGACACAAGCAACAAGCGATACAAGTTCACCTGAACCTTCTATAAGGTCTAGATTTTCAGCTCCAACAACAAAATCAGGATAACAATCAGAACAAGAACCGAAATTTTCACTCAATTCACATATTCCATTTTCATTACAAGAATTTGATGGAAAACACGCTGTGACAACAAAAACTAATCCTAATAGTAATATAAGCATTTTTTTCATTTTTTTATTTCCTCCACAAAAAAATATTTTTTTAATATTTCAATATTTTTAGAAACGTATTATTTAAAGTTTTTGTTTATCGTAAATATTAAATAAGAAGAGTTTTTCTTAGTTTTTAGGAGTGATATTATGACTGTTAAGAATGGAGATAAGTTAAAAGTTGAGTACACTGGTATGTTCGATAATGGTGAAGTTTTTGATAGTAGTGAAAAACATGGTCAGGCTTTGGAGTTTGTTGCTGGTGAAGGCAAAGTTATCAAAGGTTTTGATGAAGCTGTTATTGGAATGAAATTAAATGAAGAAAAAAAGTTTAATATTTCTATGGATAAAGCGTATGGCCCTTATAATGATCAGTTGGTTCAAATGGTTTCAAGGGATCAGTTGCCTAAAGAGCATGAGCCTAAGATCGGCATGGTTTTAATGATGAAATTGCCTAATGGTCAACAGTTTCCGGCAAGAATTACCGAAGTTAGTGATTCTGATGTTAAACTTGATTTGAATCATCCTTTAGCTGGCAAGGATCTTGTTTTTAAGATAAAAGTGGTTGGAATAAATTAATTTTTTTTATTTTCAGTTTTTCTTTTTTTCGTATTGAAAAGTGTTAGTCTGAATTGCTTCAAAACATAGTTTTTATTTAGAACGCGAATAATCATTTCAGAAAAGTTTTTATATTACTTTAGAATAACAACATTATGAAGAATGGTTTTCGTTTTAAAGAAAATGTTGGTTTGGCAGATTTGCTAGGTATTAGTTATTTGGATATTTCAGCTTCTGAGTATAATAAAAGGATGAATGTTGCGGATTCTGAGGTTTTAGGTTGGATTAAGCAGAATGTTGTTGCTGAGAATTTGGATCCTATTGTTGAATCTCATAAGGGTTCTACTTCATTTACATATCAGGGTTTGGTTTGTGAACATGTTCATTTTGCATATATCACTAATAAGGATGAGTTTAATCGTGTTGAATATTCCGAGATTGTTTTGTCTGCTTTTCGAAAAGAGTATGTGGATTATTTCGACGGAATTAAAAGGAAGATTCGTATGATCGTGGATAATGCAATTATGAATGATTCTTGATTTGGTTTTTATTAAACAAAACATATATAAATAAATTTAAAATCTCTTGTTTTTATTGATTTGTATGGATCCGTAGCTTAGTCTGGTTCGAGCGGTCGGCTGTTAACCGACAGGTCCCCAGTTCAAATCTGGGCGGATCCGTATTTTTTTAGTTTGGTTTTATTTTTTCTTGTTTTTTATGGTATTGTATGCTTTCCCAGTTTATTTCTCTCATAGATTTTGGTTTTGTATATGGGAATTTGTTTTGTTTTGTTGTGTTGGAGTATTGGTTGGTTGTTTTTTCGTTTTGTATTGGTTTTATTTTTATTTGTTCTGCTAGTATGATTTGTTTTTTTATGACTGGTTTGAATATTTCTTGGTAGAATTGTTTATCTTTTATAGTCATTATGTATTGGTTTTTTTGGTTTAGTATGTGTGTTTCTATTGTGGTCGGGTTTGTTTCTATTCTCGTTATTTTTTTGGGGTCGTATTTGGCACTTAATGGATGTATTGTTAGTCCGCCCCATGCTTCGAATATTTGTTGGTATGTATCGTTTAGTTGTTTTTGTGCTTCTTTGTTTTTCGGTATTGCGCCTCCTGGGTGGGCGTATGTTGTTATTTTATCTTCTATGTTTGTGTTTGTAAAGTATTGTAATAGTGCTTTCATTCTAGTTGTTTGTTCTTCAACATCTTGTTTTGTTGCGTTTTGGTTCATTGTGTGATCGGGAGTGTGTGATCCTATCAGATATTCGTTTTGTAGGAGGTATTCTAGTTTTTGTTTGACTTTGTTTCTTTCATTGAAGGGGTATCTTTGGTTTTTTCCATCGTGGAAGCTTATAAAAAAGATTGCTCCTTTTCCGAAGTTCTTATTTTTGTGAGTGTAGTTTTCTAGTATTCCTATAGCTGTTGTTGGGTTTGGTTTGTTGTTTGGCAGTAGTTTGAATTGACCTTCTGTTGCGTCGTCGAAAGTTAGGACTGCGGGTTTTTTTCCTATAGGGACTTTTGATAGATTTCCTTGTATGAAGTTTTGCGGTTCTAAGATGTAGTAGTTGTTGTTTTTTAGTTGTGTTAGTATATTTTCAAATTCTTTTGGAGTTATAGTGTATCTGTCTTTATCGTATCCTATTTTGTGGAACATTAATACAGGGATTTTTTTGGTTTCTATGTTTTTTTTTGTTTCTTTATAGTATTCTTCATTTATGAGTTTGTTTAGTCGTTCTTGTATTTTTATTTTGCTTGGATTTTCGTATATTGTTTTTTCTCGTGTTATTTGTTTGGGTTTTTTTTCTGGTTTTGATTTTGTTATTGGGTTTTCTACGAATGTGTATGCTGTTAGTATGAGTGCAAGGGTTGTTGATTTTGCTAGTTCTTTTACGTAATATAGGGTTTCATTCATTTTTTTACAGCTATCGCTACCTCAAGTTTTTTGTTTGGTTTTTTCAAATTGAATTATGGGGTCTTAACTCGGTTAGTTTTAGAGTTAAAACTGGTTTTAGTTTATTTTTTTAGGCGTTCAGTATTGCTTCTTCTATTTTGTTTGTTATTGTTTCGTATAAGTTGCTGTGTTGTTTTTTTAGGTATTTATTGTTTTGTAGTGTTTGTTTTATTTCTTGCAGTGCCTTTTTGTCTTGTGTTTCGTAATTTGTGTTTTTTAAGAGGGCTTCTAATTTTTGTTTTCTTTTTTCCCAGTTCCAAAGGGTTCTTTTTCCTTTTTGATCTTTTCCAAGTAGTGTATCTGCTAGGGTTGTTATGTTATTTGAGTAGTTTTGTTTTATGTTTTGTATGTTTGTTTGGTAGTTTTTGTTTAGTTTGAATTCGTAGTTATGTGGTTTTGGTTGTTCAAGCATTTTGTTTTCTGCGTATGTAATTGATGTTTTTGTTTCTTTTTTTATTATGTCTTCTATGGTTTCTTTTTTTTGAAATCTTTTTTTTTGTTTGTGAATGAATTGGTCTACTATTTTTTTAGTTGAATCGTAGCTTTTTGTTATTGATTCTTTTGCTGTTTCTTTTATGCTGTTTAGTTCATAAAGTCCATTTTTTATGAATTCTTCAACAGTCATTTTTTGCACATCTTCGAATTGTTTTTTGCAAGTGTTTATTTCACCATATGTTGTTGTTAAGACTGTGTCGTAGTCGTTTATTGCTAGTTTTATGTCTTGGGATACTCCTGTTATTGTTTGATCAATTTTGTTTACGTATTCTTTTAGTTTGTTTAATATACTCATAATATCACCTTTTTTAGTCGGGTATGTAGATGATTTGTTTATTGTATTTTACTGGATTGGTGCTTACTGCTAGGTTTCCTAGGTTTTGGTTGTAATCAATTATTTTTCGAAGTGTTTTATCTGTATCCAGGTTTTTATTTTGTAGTTCTAGATATTGTTGTATTGATTCTCCTTTTTTTAGGAGGAGCAATTTGTTGGGCATTTTGTTTGTTTGTAGTTTTTGTTTTGTTATGAGTTTGTTTGGATTTAGTTGTATTATTTGTCCTATATCTATTTGGTTTGGATTATTTATTTTGTTTAATTCTGATATTTCTTTGTAGTCTGTTGTTTCTCCGTAATATGTTCTGGCTATTTTTGATAGCATGTCTCCTGGTTGCACGCAGTACCAAGTGTTAGTTTCTTGTTTTTTGTTGGTTGATTCTTTTGAGTTTTTTGTATATTTTGGTTCTGAATTTTGTAGTTTTAAGTTCATTTCATTAGCGCTGTTTTGTTTTGTTATGTATAATCCTACTTGTTCAGTTTTGTTTATGTTAGTTTGAACTTTTTGATCTATTTCAATTATTTTTCGGGTTATTTGTTTTAGTTCTTGATTTGTTTGTTTTTGTGTTAAGGCGTAGTTTTCTAGAATTTTTTGTTGTGTTATTTTTTTTGACCATGTTTTGTTTATTGAGTCTATTTTATTTTTGTATGTTTTATCTATTAACATTATTGAGTCTTCTAAGCTTTCTATTTTTTGTTCTTTTTGATCTATCGTATTTTCTAATTCTTTGTTTTCTTGAAGTATTGAGTTGTTCCATGTTGTTTTTACTTCTTGTCTTAAATCTTTTGATAGAGGGCTTATGAGGTAGGCAGCTGTTAGTAATCCCGCGGTAGCCAGTGTTGTTTTCCAGTTTCTAAATATTACTTTGTTAACTAGGTAAATTCCTGAAATTGCTGCTCCACCGTATAGCAATCCTTCTCCTATTGATGGTCCTGCAAAGTATAGGCCGGTTCCTAGCGCGCCTAATTTAGCAATTTTTATAATGCCTTTTTTTGTTTCTGGATCCATTTTTATTTACCTCTAAAGTTTTTCATTGACGAGTATATTGTGTTGTCTAAGCTGTTTTTTCGTGTTTGTTGAAAGAATTGTGTTTCTCTGTTTTTTGCAGTTTGATATGTGTTGTTTGTTGTTTTTGCTATGTTGTTTGTTTTGTATTCTAGTTCTGATGTATCTTGTTGCGTTTGTGTTTTTTCTGTTTCTTTGAAATCGTTGTATATTGTTTTTATTTCGTCGTTGCATTGTGTTGCAATAAATATTCCTGTTATTGCTGTTGCTAAATATATTTTTGTTCTCGTATTTGAAAATATTTTTTTGTAGAGAACATTCAAACCTAAAATACCTAGACCTCCATAGATTATTCTTTTGGCATTTTTTTCCCCTTTTTCACTCATTTACATAACCTCAGTCTTTTAGTTGTTTTTCTTCATACACATTATCTACTATGTTATTTGTAGCTAATGCTGCAACACCTATAACTCCTAGTTTTACAAGGTTTTTTGTTGTTGCTTTTTCTTTTAATGATTGGTACGTGTTACTTATTGATTCCAACGCTTTATCTTTTATTTCTCCTGATTTTTCGTATGTTCCTTCGATCAGTTCTGGTCCTTTTTTGTATATTAGACCTGCGCCTATTGCTGCTAGTGCTATTCTGCCTGTTTCGTTTTTTATGTAATCAAATTTGTTTTCACTCATATTTACACCTCCGCTGTGTAAGTTTATTAAAATGAAGTGCTTAAAAGGTGTTTCTATAGAATTTACGAAATATATTTGGTTAATTTTGTAATATTTTCGAACAATTTGGCTTTTTTAAAGTTTTAAACTAAATTTATTTTAATAATGAATTAGTTTTTAATTTGATTTACTTTAAGTTTTGTTGTTTTTTATTAATTTTATATATTAATATGTATTCAGAACACTTATTTAGAACAAACGTTTAAAAAATCTTTGGGTGTTTTTTGTCAGTAGTGCTGTTTGATGGTTTTGCAATTTCACATAAAAAATAGTCGACTTAACATCTTCTTTCAAAATATTTAGAAACATATTACATGGTCTAAGGTTTAAAAAAAGAAAAATTTGAAGATATAGTTATAATTTACTCATTATTTGTTCAACATGATCCGCTATTTCTTTTCCTTTGTCTGTTAGTTGTAGAATTTTTAGCCTTCCTTCCTTTTTGAAACTTACTATGTTTGCTTTTTCCATTTCTTGTAAAATTTTTACTACGTGGCTGTATGTACAATCTACTTGTTTTGCTAGGGAGCTTGCGTATACTTCATTTGTTGCTCCTCTTAATTTTACTAGCATCATAGCAGGTTTTTCTCTGAAAAATACGCTGAATACTTTTTTGTTTCTCAAATTTTTTACCCCTTAAGATAACATTACGTGTTATGTTATTATTTATATATTTTGTTCTTTTAGTTTTTTGCGTAGTATATTTGTTGTGTTGGATATGCAAAGTCTATCTTTTCTTTTTCAAATCTTCTTTTTATTTCTAGATTCACATTTTGTTGTATATCCATATATATGTTGTAGTCTGATGCATTCACATAATATACTATTTCATAATTTAGTGAAAAATCTCCATATGATTTGAAGTGAACTCTATCTAAGTCCGCGTTTTGGACTTTTTTGAATATCTCTTTTATTATTAAGGGAATTTTTTCTAGTTTTTTTACTGGTGTTTCATATGTGACTCCTAAAGTGAATACTGCTCGTCTTCTCTCCATTTTTTTATAGTTGTTCACTCTTGTTTCTGTTAGTTCTTTATTGGAAACTATTAGTTCTTGACCTTGCAAGGTTCTTATTCTCGTGGATTTCATTCCTATTTTTTCTATTACGCCCATGTCTGTTCCTATAACTATGAAGTCTCCTTTTTTGAAGGGTTTGTCAAAATATATTGAAAATGAAGCAAATATGTCTGATAGTACGTTTTGTAGTGCGAATGCTATTGCAATTCCACCTATACCTACTCCTGCTAGAGCTGTGCCTATGTTGAATCCTAAGTTTGAAAGTACAAACAATATTACAGCAATCCAGATCAATACTTGTATTATTGTTGCCATTACATTTGACATGCTGTCATCATAATCTACTTCATCTCCGTTGATTATTGCACTATCTTTATTCACAAAT of the Candidatus Woesearchaeota archaeon genome contains:
- a CDS encoding peptidylprolyl isomerase — its product is MMTVKNGDKLKVEYTGMFDNGEVFDSSEKHGQALEFVAGEGKVIKGFDEAVIGMKLNEEKKFNISMDKAYGPYNDQLVQMVSRDQLPKEHEPKIGMVLMMKLPNGQQFPARITEVSDSDVKLDLNHPLAGKDLVFKIKVVGIN
- a CDS encoding polysaccharide deacetylase family protein; this encodes MNETLYYVKELAKSTTLALILTAYTFVENPITKSKPEKKPKQITREKTIYENPSKIKIQERLNKLINEEYYKETKKNIETKKIPVLMFHKIGYDKDRYTITPKEFENILTQLKNNNYYILEPQNFIQGNLSKVPIGKKPAVLTFDDATEGQFKLLPNNKPNPTTAIGILENYTHKNKNFGKGAIFFISFHDGKNQRYPFNERNKVKQKLEYLLQNEYLIGSHTPDHTMNQNATKQDVEEQTTRMKALLQYFTNTNIEDKITTYAHPGGAIPKNKEAQKQLNDTYQQIFEAWGGLTIHPLSAKYDPKKITRIETNPTTIETHILNQKNQYIMTIKDKQFYQEIFKPVIKKQIILAEQIKIKPIQNEKTTNQYSNTTKQNKFPYTKPKSMREINWESIQYHKKQEKIKPN
- a CDS encoding LysM peptidoglycan-binding domain-containing protein; this translates as MDPETKKGIIKIAKLGALGTGLYFAGPSIGEGLLYGGAAISGIYLVNKVIFRNWKTTLATAGLLTAAYLISPLSKDLRQEVKTTWNNSILQENKELENTIDQKEQKIESLEDSIMLIDKTYKNKIDSINKTWSKKITQQKILENYALTQKQTNQELKQITRKIIEIDQKVQTNINKTEQVGLYITKQNSANEMNLKLQNSEPKYTKNSKESTNKKQETNTWYCVQPGDMLSKIARTYYGETTDYKEISELNKINNPNQIDIGQIIQLNPNKLITKQKLQTNKMPNKLLLLKKGESIQQYLELQNKNLDTDKTLRKIIDYNQNLGNLAVSTNPVKYNKQIIYIPD
- a CDS encoding winged helix DNA-binding protein; translation: MRNKKVFSVFFREKPAMMLVKLRGATNEVYASSLAKQVDCTYSHVVKILQEMEKANIVSFKKEGRLKILQLTDKGKEIADHVEQIMSKL
- a CDS encoding mechanosensitive ion channel family protein, which translates into the protein MILETFLNGTHYGSTGLQWVTAISIFIIIILGVKLLKTAVIGYLKKLVKKTKNDFDDALLDAIDEIKWPFYVFIALFTAISYLSVNNTIDRITFFLTIFVVVFYLAKIIRVIIVHIGRFVNKDSAIINGDEVDYDDSMSNVMATIIQVLIWIAVILFVLSNLGFNIGTALAGVGIGGIAIAFALQNVLSDIFASFSIYFDKPFKKGDFIVIGTDMGVIEKIGMKSTRIRTLQGQELIVSNKELTETRVNNYKKMERRRAVFTLGVTYETPVKKLEKIPLIIKEIFKKVQNADLDRVHFKSYGDFSLNYEIVYYVNASDYNIYMDIQQNVNLEIKRRFEKEKIDFAYPTQQIYYAKN